TCATACCCATGTCTTTTAATTGGCGGCCTCCACCTTCATATCCATATAGGTCTTGTACCTGTCCATTGTAGCAACGAGAAACAACTACAATAGGTACATTTCGCTGTAATAGCTCCTTTAATACAGGAAGGATCATCGGAGGCAGGTTTCCTAATCCGAATGCTTCAATTACCATTCCGTCAATTTTTTGGTCTAATAAAAAGTGAAGCCAGGCAGGGTCCATACCTGTGACTGCCTTAATAAGCGGTACATTTCCATCCGCATGCGATATTTCGTAAAACTCGCGTGAAAGTGGTGCATGATGATATTGAATGGATTTCTTTGAGATAGTCCCAATCGGCCCATAGGAGGGGGATTGGAAAGTAGCTACATTAGAGGTATGGGTTTTGGTTACGTGCCGGGCTGCATGAATTTCGTCATTAAAAACCACAAGTACACCTTTGTTGCGACTGCTAGGGTCGATAGCCGTGCGAACGGAAGAAATCAGATTGACTGGACCGTCAGCTCCTAATTCATTACTAGATCGCATAGCGCCTGTAACGACAATCGGCACGGTTACTGGCAGGGTAAGGTCAAGAAAGTATGCGGTTTCTTCGAGGGTATCCGTACCATGAGTAATAACGATGCCATCGTAAGTATCCTGTAACAGCTCTTGCTCAATGATTTCCCGTAGTTTATTCATAATAGCAGGCGTCATGTGTGGGCTTGGTAGATTAACGAAATCCTTCATGACAACATCAGCATATTTACTTAAATAGGGAAGATTATGATTTAGGACATGCTCGTCTAACGGTTTAACGCTTTCTGTACCTTCTTCAACTGACATGGCAATGGTACCGCCTGTATTTATCACTAGCACTTTTTTCATAGGGATCTCTCTCCTGTTGCGGGTTTTCATATATTATCTTTCATGGTACGAT
The nucleotide sequence above comes from Brevibacillus laterosporus LMG 15441. Encoded proteins:
- a CDS encoding asparaginase; translation: MKKVLVINTGGTIAMSVEEGTESVKPLDEHVLNHNLPYLSKYADVVMKDFVNLPSPHMTPAIMNKLREIIEQELLQDTYDGIVITHGTDTLEETAYFLDLTLPVTVPIVVTGAMRSSNELGADGPVNLISSVRTAIDPSSRNKGVLVVFNDEIHAARHVTKTHTSNVATFQSPSYGPIGTISKKSIQYHHAPLSREFYEISHADGNVPLIKAVTGMDPAWLHFLLDQKIDGMVIEAFGLGNLPPMILPVLKELLQRNVPIVVVSRCYNGQVQDLYGYEGGGRQLKDMGMIFSNGLNGQKARLKLLVALQQTVDSTKLQDCFDH